From one Xiphophorus hellerii strain 12219 chromosome 18, Xiphophorus_hellerii-4.1, whole genome shotgun sequence genomic stretch:
- the cxcr5 gene encoding C-X-C chemokine receptor type 5: MAFTKTYTGDMDNDYDSYSYDNNTDNNEDTFTCDDERLIFLKFYSVFSPVLNSLIFLLGLAGNGLMVAILLRRHRRLRITEIYLLHLALTDLLLIFTLPFNVVESVAGWMFGEFFCMLNGVLRNLNLLCGSFLLACIGFDRYLAIVHAIPSMQSRRPKKVHLTCASLWLICFLLSLPNAVFLSARSNTNDSLPECDYYRYEINAQNWVLANRVLHHVSFFFSLAVMCYCYTALVITLFKSQKSQAKKGAIRLALLVTIVFCVCWLPNNITSLMKTLVDLEVVTSDTCWSWKALAQAHAVTESLGVSHCCLNPFLYAFVGVQFRNELLHLLCRLGCGRFCLRFIKTQNYGRPSVSDGTTSNSMVMY; this comes from the coding sequence GACAACGACTATGACTCTTACAGCTATGACAATAACACAGATAATAATGAAGACACTTTCACCTGCGATGACGAAAGATTGATATTCCTGAAGTTTTACTCTGTGTTCAGCCCGGTGCTCAACAGCCTCATCTTCCTTCTGGGTTTGGCCGGAAATGGCCTGATGGTCGCCATCCTCCTGAGGCGTCACCGTCGGCTGCGCATCACTGAGATCTACCTGCTGCACCTCGCCCTGACCGACCTCCTGCTGATATTCACGCTGCCTTTCAACGTGGTCGAAAGCGTCGCCGGATGGATGTTCGGGGAGTTTTTCTGCATGCTTAATGGCGTGTTGAGAAACCTGAACCTCCTGTGTGGGAGTTTCCTCCTGGCTTGCATTGGATTCGATCGGTATCTGGCCATCGTCCACGCAATCCCCAGCATGCAAAGTCGACGCCCGAAAAAAGTGCACCTGACCTGCGCTTCACTTTGGCTCATCTGTTTCCTGTTGTCACTGCCCAACGCCGTCTTTCTCTCTGCCAGGTCAAACACAAACGACTCCTTGCCCGAGTGTGATTACTATCGTTATGAAATCAATGCGCAAAACTGGGTTCTGGCCAACAGGGTCTTGCATCATGTGAGCTTTTTCTTCTCGCTGGCTGTCATGTGTTACTGTTACACCGCACTTGTCATCACTTTGTTCAAGAGTCAGAAAAGCCAAGCAAAGAAGGGAGCCATCCGGCTGGCTCTGCTTGTCACCATTGTATTTTGTGTCTGCTGGCTACCAAACAACATCACCTCACTGATGAAAACTCTCGTTGACCTGGAAGTCGTAACGAGCGACACCTGTTGGTCCTGGAAAGCGCTAGCTCAAGCTCATGCTGTGACAGAGAGTCTGGGTGTCTCACACTGCTGCCTCAACCCGTTCCTGTACGCATTTGTTGGGGTGCAGTTTCGTAATGAGCTGTTGCATCTTCTGTGTCGTCTGGGCTGCGGCCGCTTTTGCCTGCGGTTTATCAAAACTCAAAATTACGGAAGACCGTCTGTTTCTGATGGAACGACATCGAACAGCATGGTCATGTATTGA